TGGCCAAGCattatgtgtgtgtgagttgttgttttttattttcttaacaaTTTCAAAAGCATAAAATTGACTGGTTTGATATCATTTAGCTTTAACAACACTTACATCACACCAGCAGTTGATGCACTTCATCTCTCCCACCAGCGGAACCCAGGGATGCCAGTTGTCACTGTTCTGGTAATAGTTCTTGCCAAATTTGCAGTGTCTCGGCCCATCAGCCTGCATCATGTCGGTGTGTTCCAGGTCCCCGGCGGTCTTCTCCTCCTCCGGACACTCTTTACAACAATCCGACGGGTTTTGCCTCACTGGATGACTGCACGTCAACATCGGACACGTCACCTTCTCGCAGTGTACCTCACCTGTTGAACCCTGTGAGAGGAGAATACTTTTTATGAATCAAAGTTTGATACTtgtacattaaaataataagcATATTTTTACAGTTATTGAACAACATTTTGAAAGCAGAtgaaagacaaaagaaaataaacaatgaGGCCATAATGCAATTGCagtgaatttaaaacaattaaaaaaagaaaataataattatactactattatactactactactactactaataataataataataataataaaaataataataataataataataataataatatttttgatGGTAACTGAGTGCACCTTCATGTGTCATACTCTTACGTTACTGCACAAACTAGTGCATTGCGCTTTGTTTGCAACCTCTAATTAAACTTTATATGTCAggatcagggttattatagttttgaaatgttcattttaagatagttttttattttttttagttacatttaattagttttcagggtggttctgctagttttattttgttttttgttttttaaagaatgctttgttttagtttagttttagttagtttcagtattagttttagtttttcgttattttttaaatgcatattacttgtgtgcaatatttaataaacaccatggtaaaatgaattAAGTAACAAATTTTTTACCTAGCATTGAATTTaggctgagttaaatgaaaacacaagcagactgagccattggagccaaaagtcaatcTGACAAATTTCTCGCCTAggagtgcttttctattggctgctgctagatgatgtcacttctgtgtgacacatttttcaaacgtctttattccggttaatatcggagtgaatatacttaaaatcacatttcaaaatcatcctcaaagcctcatgtattaaatgaattaccaatgaccacaacaaaggacattttcgctatacatatagttagttttagttagttttggaaacctaaaatgtagtttcagttagttttcatttttttttttttttttttttttattatgttgacaaaattatttttttaattttagtttgagttattttgttagttttcattaactaaaatatACTTGGCCAGGATTGGCATACACTGAGAACACCCTGTACCACGGATCTCAAACTCTGTGGCGACACCAACGTTAAACTTTGATGTTAAGTAGGGAACCACAAACAACATCCTgcaggccacaaatggcccccggaccCCAAGTTTGAGACCCTTGCCTTATACTAAGCATATATAGCATATTCTCTATTATAACTGGGCATTGATATGATGTAGTATATTGTGTATTAACCCAAATTCTAGTCCCCAGTTCAGTTCTTTCTTCTGCATTTCATCTCTCCGTCTGCCATTTTTGAGAGAATGCTCACTGTATTTCTACATATTACTCAAACAAACGAGTGAGACGTGTATTCAGGCCTGTTTTTGGGGAGCTAACGCAAGTTAAATGACCCATTAGGGGCCTTGCAAAGTAAAGCCAGATGTGAGTGCCGGTGCATGTATACCTTGCAAGTGCAGACGGCACATTTAATGTAACCAAAGGGAGGTACAAACGGATGCCATGTCGTTCCTGGGGCGTGCATCTTCTGGTCTCCCTCAAAATAACAACCTAAGAGAAAGATATTAGACTGTTATGTTGATGACAGCTGGCAAGAAAATAATAAGCAAATGATTTGCAGTCTATACTTGCAAACAGAGACATGACACAAACAAATTCCAGATGAGAGAAAGAAAAACGCCCACCTTCGGGATTTTCTTCCACTTTTTCTAGAACTTTTGTATCCTTTGTGTCCGTCCTCTCTGGATGGCAAGAAAGGAATGGAgacataattaactcattgactcaagccattttcactgaagcacccacttcactcccagctgttttttctagattttgtgtgattttacaaggcccagaGTATATTGtgcgctataaaaacatggaacctactaaaagaaagattagagtctcttctttcatcaggaaaaaaaatgtatatttgtactaggggtgggagaaaaaaaatcgatattgcaatatattgttgcgctctctgttacaataaattattgatacactgacggtagatatcgatgtaatgTGTCAAGTTgtgtataaatgtttatgcactttaatttgtctcactttacaatgtttacagttataaggctaagaggcagtgaggcactacatctttctttgtacattgtacaaagttttggcattgaataaatgcataattagactttttcctttttatgggcatttgttgactttttcagtcacatatcatgatatattgctaattttctttttgacaatatatcaaaaattgtacatatcgtgtatcgtgacatcgtatcgtgagcgaaatatcgtcacagtatcgaattgtggtttacccgtatcgtcccaccacTTATTATTTGtacctgtttctgttttgcagcaattagcattagaatatagctaagtttcatcattattcacaaatctgtgcaaaacactggggaatagagcttgttgcaacatgggccttgatctcttatactctgatgccacctgctggccgtttttttttttttttttttttttttttaatgataactaccattgctttaagccacctcttcaagtcagagactgcatcaaagccttctttctgtatgcactagcttaaaaaaaaacataccaaaaaaaaacaaaaataaaacaaaacgtataaatacgtttttgggaccatggcaatatttaaaatagaacgttcttgggagcaaatgagttattagtgaaattaattaaattggCACACTTGGTGATCTCTTATGGCACACTGGCCTAATGTCAATGTCGTAAAACAAGAATCTCACCATCACAGATTGGGCAGCATTTATCATCAGGCTGGATACTCTGGGAACAGGTCAACACCGGGCAGATTACTGGATCACAGATCACCGTTCGCTTCTACAAAGAGAGACAGTTGGGATATATCacacttgaaaaagaaaaacaaacacctttCCTTATAGAGTCAACTTTCAATGTTACATCAGattgtgtttctttttatttacctGACAGCTGCAGGAGAAACATTTGTCATAGTTGGGAGTCCAGCGGGATCCGTGAGCATGGTACTGGTTCTCAAAGAAACACGTATGAGGATCTTTCTTCAGCATTTCAGGATCTTTGACAAAAAAGTCGTCAAATTCCGCCTCGTCCACGTCAACATTCGTCCCAAACTCGCAATTGTTGGGCACGTGGACCTGGACACATCACATGGTTGTCAAGACAATTGAAAGAAAGGAAAGCGAGGTTGCTGTACACATATGTGTAAATTGTTCTTAAATGGAGCTTCTCTGTTCACTGGTAGCTATTTAATGTATGTGTTGCACCTCTTTGATATTTAAACAGATGGACTTCGACACAAGTGTTTCCCTTATCAAATGGAGAAATCATGAAAGCTGCCAGTGGTCTTGTAGTCAAAAGAGAAGCACTTTCCAACAACGGCTGCTGTCTGCGAAAgtgaatttttgttgttgtcagttTCGGAAGGTAAATATTTCACTTTTATCTTTTACCTGACTCACCCGCAATTTTAAACAActtcattcatcattttttaGAAGCTAAATTTTGATATTATACTGTTATGATTCACAACATTCACTAATGCGCCaccataataacaaaaatagtgtTAAATTATatccacttgaaaaaaaaatcaacttttatgTATTAAGCACACTAAAATTAATCAAGTAAGCAATTATATATTGCATTTTCtagttaatttaataaatgcatAGCAGCTTTCTGTTAAGGTGATATGGAAAATAGTTccgtaatttttaagattttggggTAGCCGTAAGTCCTATATCCCGCTAGACTAGATCCACCCCTACAATGAACAACAGCTGAATCCGATCTCCACAATAACTGTAGGAAGCTGACCATTTTTAAAACAGTTACCTGAGGGTCATTAATCATCTTCTTGACACTGAGCAGAGAGTTGAAGAAACTATGTTTCCTTCTAAAATATAATTATCTTTATTGGTCagtgttttgaagagaaattgtgttattttagtCATAGTTTATGAATAAAAAGATGAATGAATCTTTGATTATTTAGAaacttacataaaaaaaacatacataagcCTTTTTTGTAGTAATAGTGGCACctatttttgacaccctccaTTTCACACTTCCATCCCAATtttagcttcttcttcttcgtcctcttttttttgtcatgtcacgggccgctgaaaaatgaatggcgggccacaaatggcccccgagccGTAGTTTGTAACAACTAGTCTAATAAGAAAATTTACacaataattatagttagttttataaatgtgTGATTTAGTTtgttcattcaaaaaaaatttttttttttgttgtttttattttactttgctaacaatttttttttttttttttttttaaattaattttagatttagcttttttttgttactttttgttAATGGTagagtgtgtattatttagtgaCACTAACAGAATGCAACGCTTTTTAATGACATACACTACAGTGCCTCTGAGAGATCACACGACCTATCACCAAACCTACCACCAATTAGTACCAATTATTTGGAGTGAGCGAGCAACCAAGAATTAGCCGGAGCGGCTAACAAGAGCagctagcgggagaagctagtAAAAGCTAGAGAGGTCAAAGCAGAGGCAGATAAGCGGCTGGAACCCCAATCACGGAACTCAGCGACGGCCACCTGCAACGGCTGGGTCTGACACTAGCTGCAAGAACCACCAGGGGTTAAGTACATTTGTGAATGTCTTCTCTTTGGGTTTCTATAGCAGAAATATGGCAGTGAACTAATTCAACGTGACCtctgtaatataattagtgattatTAGACCTATGATCATCAAAAGTGTTTTATCTTAAAATGAAGtgaaatgaattattagttcatgACTGGATTCCGCTAAATTCTCTTTAAAATCTTTTCTCTAAAATCTCTTTAACCATAATAACCTTGCGTCCTAGAGTTGGAGTAAAAGGTTATGCATTCCCTCTTTGCTTTGTGGGTTTGGGATCTATGCTGTAAAATGCCTGTCTTGTCATATAAAAGTTGTTTTACAAGAGCACTTGCTGTGGGTAAGGTCAATGTCCTGCAGCTATGCAGCTATGGTaggtaataaaataaatgttgtttcaGTAGGCTTATGGATGTTTTTTTCAGTCGGCTTAGTTCTTCTAAGACAGACTTATGTTTATGGAAATACCCCCCCAAAACTAatcaaaatccacatgtcaagcttttataatgaatgaaaatgttataaataaaacacagactacaaaacataaatgaaATGAACAATGACTAAGCAAGAAAACTTTTCTTCACATACCCGTCCTCGAATTTCTCCCCTTGGGTTCAGCTTGGTGCTGACCTGGATGAAGGCTGTTCCTTGGTCTAAGTGCTGCAGTAATTCTGCACTGATGTCCTTCAAGACTCCCTGAGCCTGGAGGAGATTATTGAGATTGTGTTCTGGTTCTGTGCTTGTGGGCCTGTGGACCCAGTGCTGCATTTGTGGCGATGTACCTGCGAGCCGTAGAAGCCAGTCAGCAGTCGCTTGCTGTTGACGCTGCTGTCATCCAGCTCGCCGATCTCAGCCAGGCCCTGCAGGTGGGCGTTCACTGTGAGGTCATCGCCCTTGCTGAGGCCTGCCACAACAATCTCATAATGAAGGTGACAGTATTTGTCCACGGACACCCAGGCGTGGCCAGAAGCGCCGGTTCTGATTGGGGGGGACACAAAGTGGCCGGCAAGAGGGGTGGGCAACTCTAGAGGAGGAAGTGTACAATTTCATGAGATGATAGTGATGGTTTCGTCAATGTACAATGTCTCCAATAGATTCTTACCATGCCTTGGAGCCTCCAGGCCGCTATAGGGCAGCGCTTTGATCTGACCCCTTAGCTCCCCCTCCTGGTTTTGAGCCGTAGCCACGTTAATGAAGAGTTCGTTCTGCAGCAGCATGTGAATGTTTCGGGCCTCCAAGCGACTCCAGCTGCCCACCGCCTTTCCTGAAACCTTGTTGTACTCGGGCGTCAAGTCGTACAGAATTGAACGCTTGTTCCGTCGCCGTGGCTTCAGCTCAATCGTGAGGCCGACCATGTCTCCAGTCAGACCCGCAACTTGAATCTGAATATGGGGTACAGAGATGGAAAGTGTTTTGAAATTGCAGGTATTGCAAACATATTAAATATGGGAATTGTTAGGTAATCTCCGTGGGAAATTGCGCCTCTTTTGGTGAATGGTgaatttttgggtgaaaaatgatgaatttCTGAAAAACTGTTAATATTAGGAATGAGAAAAATACTAGCTCCCATGGCGTggatttttggaatatgatgaaattggAATTATGTTAATCCGATGAATTAGGTGGAAGGAGATGCATGTCATCAAAAAAGTgggaggaattaaaaaaaatgagactaTAGTTATTATTTcttcagccttcacacaataacatgcattcaaaatccaACAAATCCATACCTGATAATCCAGCGTGCCATTATCATGGAGGTTAAAGACTGCGGAGCCCGAGCCTCCTGTCTTCCCAGGAGTTAGTGCATCACCGCTGGACAGAACGCTTTGAATAGCTGAACCACACACAAAGTGACTTTCATCAAAATCTGCTTAAGAACATTTTATGCTCATATTACTGGGATTCAACATTTTTCAGACAGACTAATCTTTCCTTAAAACTGCTGTAGAGTCCGGCGGCATGCAAAAATGAGGCAATCGTTATTATTGTCATAATTGCTTCTTAAAGAGAGGTTGATGATACTCACACTGTGTTAGCATATCTAgtgtacaatcatgcacataTTCCTATACATATGACTTACAACAGTGAGACCTTGCAGACCCATATGATGATAGAATGTGGTCGCACTGTCTGGCACAGTCACAAAAACACACCCAAGGTAAGTCTTGATATGAGATAACCCTTGCTGAACGCAGCAGGCTTAAAAGGATTGGGAGGAATTAGAAGAAGAGGCGGGATAACACcgtatgaaaatgaaaaagcgGGCAGAAAAAAGTTGAACGGACGAGGCCATAGTTGGACTCAAGGATTGAATGATGAAGAAGAGGTTGAAATGAGAACACTGGTCAGAGTGAAAAGACCATGTTGGGTTAAAATTCTTCAGACATTACATCACAGCACTAACAGTAACAACCGACAAGGAGCGTCAGGTCCAGCAGACTTTGACCTTAATGTGTGGAAGCCAactttagtgtgtgtgtgtggttgttttGGGGGTGGCAGTTGGGGGACTAAGCACCATTGGAAATCATACTGTATGTTATGATATGACTGTACTTCTGAAATTTCTGTTGATCTCTTCATAGAGAGGACAAAAACTTGACCAAAAtgtctaaaaatcacattttgttttagttctaTTACTgaaaatggattaatggacACCACCATTACCaatggataaaataaaatatcccaCCATTTTCTAAAGCACTTGCGGGTTGGTGATTTGAAGCTGACTTTGACCATCTGCAGAAGTAAAGCCACCGGCGGCCATTTTTACGCTGCCACTCACTAAGTCTGCCTacattgaatacattgatttctctgtgGCGAAAATGCCACCGTTTACGGCATACGGTTGTGCCAGTAGGACTGGGAGAAGCGCTACATGCATATTTCATAGGTAGGAATGTTATAAGGCATATCCAGAGGTGggcgtcaatgaattttgagtgtCCGTAATTCAATCGTCAACAGTCAGGACACACTTCTGTCATCGTCAGTcggtcaatatttcaagccaaacaTATATTCGTCATTGCTCAGTTTTTCGTCAACCCGTCATCAAAATGGGCCGTCCGTCATTGATGGATTGACAAATTTGACATATTGAAGGACGAAAACCACCTTCAGGCAATGCTCATTTCTTCACTTTTTCTAAGTTTCCCACCTATTGGCAATTGTCAACAAAATGACCATAAATGTTATTGACAGTTTGAGGGACTTTCCGCCAAtactgacggaatgcccacctctgggtATATTTCTGAGTGCTACTCAAAGATTTgtctgcatcatgttgtcagaaccatcaacaatgaaatgaaagcaaagcccaTAAGGACAAAATTTGCGAcaaaatgtaaacctaacttctgtCAGTCACAACTCATGTAACTGACACATACTATGAATGGTCGATGAAGTTTTAAGTTTGTTCCTTGAGAGGCTCTCATTAAGTTCATACCATAATGCTGGTGGAAAACACGGACTGATAATAGTGTTGTTAGCGAAACAATACAAGAAATTGTCAGTTACagcggcaacgtaagatggttGCCCTTGGCTTATTGATAGTCCATTTATATATAAGTCCGTGGGTGATAGATATTGCCagcataattgtgtttttgtttttttgttttttttgttttggtttaaacaATGACATGAGATTGACATTACCCAGAACTATGTCTCGTTTCAAGTAGACATGTTTATTTGTACTTACTGTCACAGGATTTTCTGCCAGTTATGAATCCAGAGATCTGCTGGGAACGGTGACCCTGTGTTGCCACAGCGATCTCCAGCTGCCCGCGAGAAAGCCAGAAGAGTTCGCGGCTATTCAGGTCTGTCAGCACCTCTGCAAAATCTGGATCCTGCACAGAATAGAAGCGTAAAACAGAAACTAAGATGCTGTTTGAACAAACAGTTCAAGTCGAACTGGAAAGCCCTTTCTCCTGTATACAACCCCAGTCATCAAACCGTAATGAACATATCAAATATCGGCCAACTGTTTCCAACTTACAACCATCTCACAAAGAGCAACTAAGGACAGCCAAGACAAGCAAAAAAGTGATGGGGACAATCAAATTTCCCACAGAGAAATTGGGTAACCACATGTGCATCAAGACTACAAATACCTTGAAGAACACAAATGACCGTGTTAAAGACATCCCAAGACATGCTTAAAACAATGCCTTTGAAATCTGCCGCGCATTGCAGTTGCATGCTGAGATAAACTCCTTGCAGACACACTAAGATATGCATCGGTGAGAACACCAAAGCAAAATGCAAGATTAACAAGGCAGATGTACACAAGTGATGAAGAAAAGTTACTTTTATGACCTGGGGCCTCAGCtcagtatatatatacatgtaacaTAAATCCGTGAATGAGGAGCCAAAATGTAATGGGCACAATAAGGATGACAGAGTATGGTGTCAACACTCATTACAGGAGAAAGAAAGATGATGTGCAGCATGTTTTTGGATATCTTCGTTACCCAGCTTGATCCACAATGAGTCAGTGAATTGCATTTAGGGCTGGACTTCAAGGACATTAAAAAGAGGTCATGTGGCAGCAGCAGAGTGAAAACTTTTCACATGGTCATACTCGCCCACAGGCCTGAAAGAGACACGTCGGTCCTTCACGCCATTCCAAGCAGAATTAAAACCAGGCTCTCCTTTAATCGATTCTCCTCCCCCCTTTTCCTCTCTCCATCCATCTCAGCCCACAGACCGCTAACCACTGGCATGTGTGAGAAGTGTGGATGCAGTCCATCTTCCGTAGCACGCCTCCCTCCGTCTCTCATCCCGGCCTTGCATCTGTCTCCGGCAAAGACGCTCTCTTGCGCTAAAACACTTTCTCTTCTTTGCTGCTTCCCCTCACTCTTCGAtgcattattttcttttatcatGTCTCACATTTGTTAGCATAGATCAGAGTGATGAGAACAACAGTGCAAGGATGTGGTGGTCAGACCACATCCATCTCAGACGGAAACAGAGGGCGTCTCAGTGTCTTTTGCTCTTAAACTATAACAACCCCCTAATCTTAAAACCAAAACCCTTAAACTACCCTACTTATCTCATGCTGCCAACCTGGTTATGTTTCTATCACTACTTGTTTAGTTACGGCTAGTATGCAAAATGTTGGTTGAACAGTAAATATATTAAAGTGAAGTGATGGAAGAACCTACTTGTAAGCAATTTTTTGTTAGCTTCCAATGAACAATGCATAAATATCAATGTGGAAATCCTGtgcacaagtggaaggggactAAGGCTACAttgccttccatccatccattttcttgaccgcttattcctgacaagggtcgcggggggtgctggaacctatctcagttggctttgggtagtaggcagggtacaccctggactggttgccagccattcaCAGGCCACATAAAGACGAATACccctgcacacacacaagcacacctagggacaattcagagcgcccaattaacctgccatgcatgtctttggaatgtgggaggagaccggagtgcccggagaagacccacgcagctGCTTTGACAATTACTCACATGAGATGTGATGTTAGCATGGATCTCTCTCAGGATATGTTGCCTGTAAAGCAGCTGGACTCGAATGGGAACCAGAAGGGGGTCTGTGGAGGAAAAACCAACACCAAAATTGATCAACAATTTTAAGACTTGTAATAGTTGGAATGGCAGaatgaactaaaataaaatgaacttgGTGTACtctttaattacttttttacaGCATTTTAAACTCAATCTGCTTCCTCTacctttgtctttgtttttgatAAGGCCTTGAAGGATGAGGATGAAGTGGAGGTTGTTCTCTGTGTCACTTAGAGTCAACATGGCGATGCCTCCCATGCCTGCGTTCTCCTCCTCTGACGTCAgtgttgagctgaatgtctctgTTCACAGTGAATAATAAACAGAAACTGAGGATTTGTATtctcttattttgttttataaacacATAGATTATTGAGtgctacaaaacaaacactgagTGACCgccaaccaccaccaccaaaagtGCATACTAACCTACTCACTTTCCAATTTAAAACTACAGGTATGTTTATAGTTGTTTTTGTAGTTTACTGTGGCATGGAACTGCACTGCATTAGAGGTACCATAAAGGATAAATCGAATGCAGTGATGTCCCACAAAAGCTCACCAGCAAACAGAGCCCTGTGTTTGATGATCTTCCCTTCTACTTCCTCTTGTCTGCCGGTTGATGTGCTCATGCTGATGCGCAACTGTTCGTTCTGCAGCTGTCGGAGAAGAGGCTTGGCAATGTTTTTCCATACACCACATATCTatgcacataaaacaaaaacacaacaaagaaaaaatgaGTACATGTACCATATTTTACGGTCCATTAGGCGTACCGTATTATTAGGTGCAAAATATAAATGAACGGGTCTCTTTTAAAACAATTCATACATTAATGTACACCTGGCTATAACATTATCTTTGTGAAGCATTGTATGTTAAATAGTTTAATCTAATTGTACCATGTGTTTATTTGATAGATTTAGCGCAGTTATGCTAGTGTCAGACTGGACACGAAATATCAGGTAGCGCCGCGTCTCACTTGCTTTTGTTTGCTGTTCAGCTACACAGGGTTTGCTTTGACCAGAGAAGAGGGGATCCTCCaacagttaacaaaaaaaaaaaaggttagaaCATTGCTAGACAATTTGGTGCCAATCTAGTGGTTAGTGGTAAAGCTAAATGCTTTCTTGGTTGACCGTTCAACATCTGTAAACAAGCAATGAACTCAACATTTGTCAACCGTGTTTTTGGCCcggcagctattggaagctggctgtgccaTTCACCTCACAGTCCCACGTTATAAAACGTTAGAAACGCACCACCAGAAGCCTTCAGCTTGCATTTGGTCTGACCACTGCATTAGGCTGGTTGGACTACATTTTCCATGATTCGTAGACACggaaacaggaagtagttctagttccagTATGACGAAAACAGAGACGTCTGTTAGTGATTATATGTGGGATGTAATCGAAAGACTTTGGCTTAAAGACGTCTAATTGACAAactgacatccatccattcagaAGACACATCGGATTACAAGGCACACTGCTAATTTTTGAGAAGATTAAAGAATTTTAAGTGTGCTTTATGGTCTAAAAAATACGGTAAATCTGGGATTATTCATTCTCTACACCCCTGTTTCTTAGccccggtcctcgagtaccGCTATCCAGCCAGTTTTTCATGTATCTTTCAGCAACACGAGGatctgaggatcgttatcaggcttcatgcaagcttgttgattagctaatcgtttgaaacacctgGGTTGGCTGTGGGAgagatggaaaacaggctggataggggtacttgaGGACCGCGGTTGGGAACCATTGCTACACAGTACAAATTCAGGTCTACAGTGAAGCAGTTATCCAATGAGAGTCGTAGACAACACATCAAACAAGTGACTTTTCTTTCAACCCCAGGCTACAAGTCAAGAAATGTGTGAGCGTGCCGGCACCTCATAACTCAGAGTTCAGAGGTAATCTCCATTTTAATTAGCGATGGTATTTGTCCCCTCGCTAAGCGATGATGtaagacgtcaaaaatcctcTCCTTCCCAAACGTTTTGCCCAGGCAAACTCCTTCATTCCCTTTCATTTGTTTTACACGCCGGAGTGTTTTCTCCACGGCTGTCTGGTGTTCCacactgacatttatctaaaaaataataataggccAATTTCTGGGACCTGTGTTTAAGAGGCTCCTACCGTACGGAGCTGCATCTTCAGCCTAAAATGGAATGTGTAATATGTGTATTTTGGCAGGAAGTGATACGTAGTGATACCTTCAGACATACATGTAAGGGGACTACTGTTACACACGCCGCTGACTAATTTATGAGGATATTCTCAGCCTTTAGAATGCAACGTAACCATCAGACACTTGAGGCGGTTTTCCCTGAGATGGTTCATTTTTTATGTTCGGGTGAGTAATGGTTGATTGCAACCCAAGTGGTTCATGTTTGAGGGATGTCCTGAAGCCTATGTGTCCGTACCGCTGTTCGTTGCTGCAGCGTGAATTATGACAAAAGAAGTCATGGAGTCAATTCATATATCACAAGGGAACTCTCTCTCTCAGGAAACACATGCACACGTCATAAAAAACACTGCTAACAGAAGGAAGATGATTTCCTTTTTCAAGTCTTACCATGTCTGACTGTCCCTTGGGGACTTTGTACTCAAAAGCAGTGGCACCATCTGTACCCAAGAAGAGGATTTTACAAGGATGCGCCATTCTGGAATAACAACAGA
This genomic stretch from Festucalex cinctus isolate MCC-2025b chromosome 13, RoL_Fcin_1.0, whole genome shotgun sequence harbors:
- the chrd gene encoding chordin isoform X1; its protein translation is MSGLTFGPRDKKQIEGDKNHAEPFEEFSKCPACKRNNEDLLILPCSHTMCTHCITREGEKRSGQSPRYDWSTRVCSVLCPLCLYDVELPCRTWSTALSCLPKYPTFKPGCVRREGASEPHPPPSSRIQGSSHPLAVYEDTAQRCSFGGHFYSLEDTWHPDLGEPFGVMHCVQCHCDPQKSRRGKVYGKVNCKNIKQDCPDPTCEDPILLPGHCCKTCPKGEEDKKQSDPMLDSFEYFHEMGKGKEDDLHKSYNDRSYLSSEDMGPEESRTDFVALLTGVTESWLPSSSAVARARFSLTRTSLAFSITYQKMAHPCKILFLGTDGATAFEYKVPKGQSDMICGVWKNIAKPLLRQLQNEQLRISMSTSTGRQEEVEGKIIKHRALFAETFSSTLTSEEENAGMGGIAMLTLSDTENNLHFILILQGLIKNKDKDPLLVPIRVQLLYRQHILREIHANITSHDPDFAEVLTDLNSRELFWLSRGQLEIAVATQGHRSQQISGFITGRKSCDTIQSVLSSGDALTPGKTGGSGSAVFNLHDNGTLDYQIQVAGLTGDMVGLTIELKPRRRNKRSILYDLTPEYNKVSGKAVGSWSRLEARNIHMLLQNELFINVATAQNQEGELRGQIKALPYSGLEAPRHELPTPLAGHFVSPPIRTGASGHAWVSVDKYCHLHYEIVVAGLSKGDDLTVNAHLQGLAEIGELDDSSVNSKRLLTGFYGSQAQGVLKDISAELLQHLDQGTAFIQVSTKLNPRGEIRGRVHVPNNCEFGTNVDVDEAEFDDFFVKDPEMLKKDPHTCFFENQYHAHGSRWTPNYDKCFSCSCQKRTVICDPVICPVLTCSQSIQPDDKCCPICDERTDTKDTKVLEKVEENPEGCYFEGDQKMHAPGTTWHPFVPPFGYIKCAVCTCKGSTGEVHCEKVTCPMLTCSHPVRQNPSDCCKECPEEEKTAGDLEHTDMMQADGPRHCKFGKNYYQNSDNWHPWVPLVGEMKCINCWCDHGVTKCQRKQCPVLTCSNITRLDGSCCPDCIDSRDKDELVMKALDKRPSRRP
- the chrd gene encoding chordin isoform X2, which gives rise to MLVPRVLRAVLCVLCCVCACVEAASRIKSHSLPIQSEREPLPSKGLSGCSFGGHFYSLEDTWHPDLGEPFGVMHCVQCHCDPQKSRRGKVYGKVNCKNIKQDCPDPTCEDPILLPGHCCKTCPKGEEDKKQSDPMLDSFEYFHEMGKGKEDDLHKSYNDRSYLSSEDMGPEESRTDFVALLTGVTESWLPSSSAVARARFSLTRTSLAFSITYQKMAHPCKILFLGTDGATAFEYKVPKGQSDMICGVWKNIAKPLLRQLQNEQLRISMSTSTGRQEEVEGKIIKHRALFAETFSSTLTSEEENAGMGGIAMLTLSDTENNLHFILILQGLIKNKDKDPLLVPIRVQLLYRQHILREIHANITSHDPDFAEVLTDLNSRELFWLSRGQLEIAVATQGHRSQQISGFITGRKSCDTIQSVLSSGDALTPGKTGGSGSAVFNLHDNGTLDYQIQVAGLTGDMVGLTIELKPRRRNKRSILYDLTPEYNKVSGKAVGSWSRLEARNIHMLLQNELFINVATAQNQEGELRGQIKALPYSGLEAPRHELPTPLAGHFVSPPIRTGASGHAWVSVDKYCHLHYEIVVAGLSKGDDLTVNAHLQGLAEIGELDDSSVNSKRLLTGFYGSQAQGVLKDISAELLQHLDQGTAFIQVSTKLNPRGEIRGRVHVPNNCEFGTNVDVDEAEFDDFFVKDPEMLKKDPHTCFFENQYHAHGSRWTPNYDKCFSCSCQKRTVICDPVICPVLTCSQSIQPDDKCCPICDERTDTKDTKVLEKVEENPEGCYFEGDQKMHAPGTTWHPFVPPFGYIKCAVCTCKGSTGEVHCEKVTCPMLTCSHPVRQNPSDCCKECPEEEKTAGDLEHTDMMQADGPRHCKFGKNYYQNSDNWHPWVPLVGEMKCINCWCDHGVTKCQRKQCPVLTCSNITRLDGSCCPDCIDSRDKDELVMKALDKRPSRRP